One Chitinophaga parva DNA segment encodes these proteins:
- a CDS encoding dihydrolipoamide acetyltransferase family protein produces the protein MAIVELVMPKMGESIMEATILRWHKKVGDAVNADETVLEIATDKVDSEVPSIATGEITEILFKENDVVPVGTVIARVRTAAGESAASPAAATPAAPAASPAPPAPAPVAAAAEAAPVLEKPAGGVRFYSPLVLTIAQQEGVSFNELENIAGSGNEGRVTKKDLLDYIARRQQGSVTAPAATPAAPAVTTAPAPQPAAAESNGVAAKAAPAAPVTFTTGNVEIQEMDRMRKLIAEHMVRSVQTSPHVTSFAEADVTHLVRWRDAAKNAFEKREGEKLTFTPLFIEAVVKCIKKFPLINSSLDGEKIILRKDINIGMAAALPSGNLIVPVIRNADMLNLVGLSKQVNHLANAARTNKLKPEDTQAGTFTLTNVGTFGSLMGTPIINQPQVAILAVGAIKKRPVVVETAQGDSIAIRHMMYLSLSYDHRIIDGALGSTFLSAVAHELEHFDPQREF, from the coding sequence ATGGCCATAGTAGAATTGGTAATGCCCAAGATGGGTGAAAGTATCATGGAAGCAACCATCTTGCGATGGCACAAGAAGGTAGGGGATGCGGTGAACGCCGATGAAACGGTGTTGGAGATCGCTACAGACAAGGTGGACAGCGAGGTGCCTTCTATTGCTACCGGAGAGATTACTGAGATCCTGTTCAAAGAGAACGATGTAGTGCCCGTGGGCACCGTGATTGCGCGGGTGCGCACTGCTGCCGGTGAATCGGCCGCATCGCCCGCCGCTGCCACGCCTGCCGCTCCTGCAGCATCACCTGCACCGCCCGCGCCGGCCCCCGTAGCTGCCGCAGCGGAAGCCGCACCTGTGCTGGAAAAACCCGCCGGTGGCGTGCGCTTTTATTCCCCGCTGGTACTTACCATTGCCCAGCAGGAAGGCGTAAGCTTTAACGAACTGGAAAATATTGCAGGTTCCGGCAATGAAGGCCGGGTAACCAAGAAAGACCTGCTGGACTACATTGCCCGCAGGCAGCAGGGCAGCGTTACCGCGCCGGCTGCAACGCCCGCGGCTCCCGCCGTTACCACCGCCCCGGCCCCACAGCCGGCAGCGGCAGAAAGCAATGGTGTAGCCGCCAAGGCCGCTCCTGCCGCGCCGGTAACCTTTACCACCGGCAACGTGGAGATCCAGGAAATGGACCGCATGCGCAAGCTCATTGCAGAGCACATGGTGCGCAGCGTGCAAACCAGCCCACACGTGACCAGCTTTGCCGAAGCCGACGTGACCCACCTGGTGCGCTGGCGCGATGCCGCAAAAAATGCCTTCGAAAAAAGAGAAGGGGAGAAGCTCACCTTTACGCCCCTCTTCATTGAGGCCGTAGTGAAGTGCATCAAGAAATTCCCCCTGATCAACTCTTCCCTGGATGGCGAAAAGATCATTCTCCGGAAAGACATCAATATAGGTATGGCCGCGGCCCTGCCCAGCGGGAACCTCATTGTACCGGTGATCCGCAACGCGGACATGCTGAACCTTGTAGGCCTGAGCAAGCAGGTGAACCACCTGGCCAATGCCGCCCGCACCAACAAACTGAAGCCGGAAGATACCCAGGCAGGCACTTTCACCCTTACGAACGTGGGCACCTTTGGTAGCCTGATGGGCACTCCCATCATCAACCAGCCGCAGGTGGCTATCCTGGCGGTGGGCGCCATCAAAAAACGCCCCGTGGTAGTGGAAACGGCCCAGGGCGATTCCATAGCCATCCGCCATATGATGTATTTGTCATTGTCCTATGACCATCGTATTATCGATGGGGCATTGGGCTCTACCTTCCTGAGCGCAGTAGCCCATGAGCTGGAGCATTTTGACCCGCAGCGGGAGTTTTAG
- a CDS encoding RNA recognition motif domain-containing protein yields the protein MNIYVANLHYRLNDEDLHQIFSEFGEVTSAKIIKDHETGRSRGFGFVEMPNQEEGAKAMESLNGNTIEGKQLTVNEARPKQPNNNFRSGGGNRGGGGYGGGYGGGRDRH from the coding sequence ATGAACATCTACGTAGCCAACCTGCACTATAGGTTGAACGATGAGGACCTCCATCAAATTTTTAGCGAATTTGGTGAAGTAACCTCTGCTAAAATTATCAAAGACCATGAAACTGGTCGCTCCCGCGGTTTCGGTTTCGTGGAAATGCCTAATCAAGAGGAAGGCGCGAAAGCGATGGAGAGCCTGAATGGTAACACTATTGAGGGCAAACAATTAACAGTTAACGAAGCAAGACCTAAACAGCCGAATAATAATTTCAGAAGTGGTGGTGGTAACCGCGGTGGCGGTGGATACGGCGGCGGCTATGGCGGCGGTCGTGATCGTCACTAA